A window of Mucilaginibacter paludis DSM 18603 contains these coding sequences:
- a CDS encoding RNA polymerase sigma factor, producing MSLDKTNITLLLNQLQQGSERAFAKIYDHCSRPLYRNILFLVKDEEVAQELLQELFLTVWTRREQIDPDKAFWPYLYMVARWLVLNHFQKVARDKRLIDHLIITTVDHVTNAEENMIDQETYELLMRAIEDLPPQRKQVFKLCKFEGKSYQEASEILGISTSTIRNQIVSANKSVKEFFLLNTDLAVFLIVSVALYRINP from the coding sequence ATGAGTTTAGATAAAACAAATATTACCTTACTTCTAAATCAACTGCAACAAGGCAGTGAGCGAGCTTTTGCCAAGATTTACGATCATTGTAGCAGGCCCTTATACCGCAATATTTTGTTTTTAGTAAAAGATGAGGAAGTTGCCCAGGAGCTTTTGCAAGAGCTTTTTCTAACTGTGTGGACAAGGCGCGAACAAATTGACCCCGATAAAGCATTTTGGCCATACCTATATATGGTTGCCCGGTGGCTGGTGTTGAACCATTTTCAAAAAGTTGCCCGTGATAAACGACTCATCGACCATTTGATAATAACTACGGTAGATCATGTTACCAACGCGGAAGAAAACATGATCGACCAGGAAACTTACGAGCTTTTAATGAGGGCTATAGAAGATTTACCACCACAACGCAAGCAGGTTTTTAAGCTGTGTAAATTTGAAGGTAAAAGCTATCAGGAAGCAAGTGAAATTTTGGGAATCTCCACCTCAACAATTCGCAATCAAATCGTGTCAGCCAATAAATCTGTAAAAGAGTTTTTTCTGTTAAATACTGATTTGGCTGTCTTTCTGATAGTCTCTGTAGCACTATATCGCATTAATCCATAG